One window from the genome of Pantoea cypripedii encodes:
- the rppH gene encoding RNA pyrophosphohydrolase: MIDDDGYRPNVGIVICNRQGQVLWARRFGQHSWQFPQGGINPGETAEQAMYRELFEEVGLHRKDVRILASTRNWLRYKLPKRLVRWDTKPVCIGQKQKWFLLQLMSSDADINVQHSSTPEFDGWRWVSFWYPVRQVVSFKRDVYRRVMKEFAGVVMTMQESAGPRNAAAHRRKRG, encoded by the coding sequence GTGATCGATGATGATGGCTACCGCCCGAATGTTGGTATCGTAATCTGTAACAGGCAAGGACAAGTGTTATGGGCCAGGCGCTTTGGACAGCACTCCTGGCAATTTCCCCAGGGAGGCATCAATCCCGGTGAAACCGCAGAACAGGCGATGTATCGCGAACTGTTTGAAGAAGTGGGTTTGCACCGCAAAGATGTTCGAATACTTGCTTCAACCCGTAACTGGTTACGTTACAAATTGCCAAAACGTTTGGTGCGTTGGGACACAAAGCCGGTGTGTATCGGCCAGAAACAAAAGTGGTTTCTTCTGCAGTTGATGAGTAGTGACGCGGATATCAATGTGCAACACAGCAGCACGCCAGAGTTTGATGGCTGGCGCTGGGTCAGCTTCTGGTATCCGGTGCGTCAGGTTGTCTCCTTCAAACGTGACGTCTATCGCCGCGTAATGAAGGAATTCGCTGGCGTGGTGATGACTATGCAGGAGAGTGCGGGGCCGCGAAATGCCGCAGCCCATCGACGTAAGAGAGGATAG
- the mutH gene encoding DNA mismatch repair endonuclease MutH has product MSSPALLPEPPKNEAELLQRARQLAGQTFAALAAQLGLPMPANLKRDKGWVGMLLEMHLGASAGSKAEQDFAHLGIELKTIPVDALGKPLETTFVCVAPLTGNSGVTWATSHVRHKLARVLWIPVEGDRALPLAERRVGSPLLWHPSPEEEEQLRHDWEELMDMIVLGQVERITARHGAWLQIRPKAANSKALTEAIGEHGEPIMTLPRGFYLKKSFTGPLLARHFLL; this is encoded by the coding sequence ATGAGTTCCCCTGCTTTACTGCCTGAGCCACCAAAAAATGAAGCGGAATTACTGCAACGCGCCCGGCAGCTGGCAGGCCAGACCTTTGCCGCCCTTGCCGCGCAGCTGGGTCTGCCGATGCCTGCCAATCTGAAGCGGGATAAAGGCTGGGTGGGGATGCTGCTGGAGATGCACCTCGGTGCCAGCGCGGGCAGTAAAGCGGAGCAGGATTTTGCTCATCTCGGTATCGAGCTGAAAACCATCCCGGTCGATGCGCTGGGAAAACCACTGGAAACCACCTTTGTCTGTGTCGCCCCACTCACTGGCAATAGCGGCGTCACCTGGGCAACCAGCCATGTGCGCCATAAGCTGGCACGCGTATTGTGGATTCCGGTGGAAGGCGACCGCGCACTGCCGCTGGCGGAACGTCGCGTTGGCTCGCCGCTGCTGTGGCATCCCAGTCCCGAGGAAGAGGAGCAGCTGCGCCATGATTGGGAGGAACTGATGGATATGATTGTGCTCGGCCAGGTCGAGCGTATCACCGCCCGTCACGGGGCCTGGTTGCAAATTCGTCCGAAAGCCGCCAACAGCAAAGCGCTGACCGAAGCCATCGGCGAGCATGGAGAGCCTATAATGACGCTACCTCGCGGCTTTTATCTCAAGAAGAGTTTCACCGGACCGTTGCTGGCGCGCCATTTTTTGCTGTGA